Within Henriciella litoralis, the genomic segment ATTGGCGACAATTGCAAGGTGTTCACCGAGGACCGAAAAGAGGTCGTCCCGGGCTCTGGCGTGCCGGGCTATATTGCCCGCGGCGGCGCCGTGCCGCTTGGCTATTACAAGGACCCGGAAAAGTCTGCCAAGACGTTCTGGGAGGTCGATGGGGTGCGGTACGCCGTGCCGGGTGACTGGTGCACGGTGGAGAAGGACGGCACGATCACATTGCTCGGCCGGGGCTCCAATTGCATCAACTCGGCGGGCGAGAAAATCTACCCCGAAGAAGTCGAAGAAGCGCTTAAAAATCATGACGATGTGCGCGATGCGCTGGTGGTAGGTCTCGCCGATGAAAAATGGGGTCAGGCGGTCACGGCGGTGGTCGAATTGAATGACGGCGCCAGCGCTGATGAAGACACGCTGCGCGCTTTCGTCCAGACGCAATTGGCGCGTTACAAGGCGCCCAAGCGGATCCTGTTCAAGGACAGTCTTGGCCGCGCGCCAAATGGCAAGGCCGACTACAAGTCGATCAAGATCTATGCGATGGATCAGCTTGGCGTTTCGGCCTGAGGACACGCCAGTTTCCCACCGTTGCAAACCCGGCCTCTAGGGCGGTGTCGTAGCGGTGTCGAAACCGGCCCTTTGAGTGTCGTAGCGGTGTTTTTTCGGTGCGTTGGGCTGAATTAGCGCCATTTCGCCTGTTTTCAGCGAAAGTTTCCCCCGCTTGCCGACCCCGTCATATATTCGCCAAGCGGTGTGCTTGATATCGCCCGGATGCTGTGGTGATTAATCTGCGAGCACACGTATTGGGGTGGATATGCGTCGGATACTTCTGATCATCGCGGGCATTATTCTCGCAGGTGCGGCTGCCGGGATCGTTTTCGCCATCCTGCAGCCAAAAATGACGATGCACCACCCTGATTTTGGCAATGATTGTACCGACCTTCTGGACGAGACGACCGAAAACGCGGTCGATTGCGTGCGCGTCTTCTACGGCACAAATCGCGAAGTCCTGTTTGCCGTTGATGACACCAACGGACCAGCAGAAAACGACACAGTTGACGTGCGGCCAGTTGATTCCGGCTCTCTAAGTGTTGGCCGCGCCGATATCTGGCTGCCCAAGCTGGTCGAGGAAGGCGGAAGCCGCGACCGGGGCGAGACGCCTTTTCTGAAAGGCACGCCGCCCGAAGAGCCAAGTGAGCTGGCGAAATACGCGCTGATCACGCGCATCACCAAGGCCGGGACGGACTACTTCCTGCAACAGCTGGATGATGCGCTGATCGATGAGAATTCCTACTCGCTCTTGCTCTTCGTGCATGGCTTCAACACACCCTTCGAGGATGCGTTGATCCGCTCTGCGCAGCTCTCGGTGGACCTTTCGCGCCGCGATGTTTTCGATGTGGGTGTACCGGTCCTCTTTAGCTGGCCATCGGCGGGCAAGGTCTCGCTCGGCGACTATAAGGGTGACCGGGACCGCTCGCTCGCGGCGGCGCCTCACCTCGAGGCATTTCTGGAACTGCTGACCGCCAATGCCGATGTCGACCGGATCAACATTGTCGCCCATTCAATGGGCAACCGGGTACTGACCAAGGCGCTTGAGGATTTTGCCAACGACTATGTCGAGAAGCATGGCGATAGCGGCATAGAGTTCCGGATCGTGCTGGTCGCGGCCGACGTTGACCGGGACATTTTCGATGCGACGACCGGCATTTTGGACAATCTCGAAGCCAATATCACGATCTACACGTCGGACGCTGACAAGGCGCTGCAAGTCTCGAATATTGTGAACCGCAAGATGCGGCTCGGCGATACAGATGGCGACAAGCCCTATATCCGTGAGAATAATTTTTACGAGACGGTCGATGCGACGGGCGTCGCGACCGAACTCTTCGGCCTCGGCCACAACTACTATTCGGACAATCCCTTCATCCTTGGCGACATGCTGTGCGCCATGGCCGAAGCCAACCCAGAAACCCGCGCGCTGGAACGCCGTCGTTATGGTGGCACGCCGGATGGGCTCGAATACTTCCGCGTCAATGCCGCCCATGAGCCGGTCGACAAGGACTGCTCGCTGTTCCGCGATGCCTTTCCGCTGACCAAGGTCAGCCAGTTGACGCCGTCCGACCGCAAATCCACACCATCCCCGCGCACACCGCCTCCGCCGCCAGAGCCGACCGAAACTGCGCCGCCGCCAGGCCGCGACCTTGAACCGGCTGCCCTGCCACCAAGTGAAATCACGCTTTATGTCGAGGATCGGGACAATTTCGAGCCAGCCGCGC encodes:
- a CDS encoding alpha/beta hydrolase; translated protein: MRRILLIIAGIILAGAAAGIVFAILQPKMTMHHPDFGNDCTDLLDETTENAVDCVRVFYGTNREVLFAVDDTNGPAENDTVDVRPVDSGSLSVGRADIWLPKLVEEGGSRDRGETPFLKGTPPEEPSELAKYALITRITKAGTDYFLQQLDDALIDENSYSLLLFVHGFNTPFEDALIRSAQLSVDLSRRDVFDVGVPVLFSWPSAGKVSLGDYKGDRDRSLAAAPHLEAFLELLTANADVDRINIVAHSMGNRVLTKALEDFANDYVEKHGDSGIEFRIVLVAADVDRDIFDATTGILDNLEANITIYTSDADKALQVSNIVNRKMRLGDTDGDKPYIRENNFYETVDATGVATELFGLGHNYYSDNPFILGDMLCAMAEANPETRALERRRYGGTPDGLEYFRVNAAHEPVDKDCSLFRDAFPLTKVSQLTPSDRKSTPSPRTPPPPPEPTETAPPPGRDLEPAALPPSEITLYVEDRDNFEPAALAPQFMPVLAQNEVSIITIRAHTDTVGSEAENLARTIAWADALKAYIVEQTGLSPSFILAEGRGDTQPAVATPDETDELQNRRIELIVEFE